A stretch of the Oxyura jamaicensis isolate SHBP4307 breed ruddy duck chromosome 4, BPBGC_Ojam_1.0, whole genome shotgun sequence genome encodes the following:
- the GDPD2 gene encoding glycerophosphoinositol inositolphosphodiesterase GDPD2 has product MADPPGCCHPCATCLLCLYSCQWITAKKEKRKGLRTTKCDCSWFLFLFCVFLFTLVWLYFAIIILNDFHNFNEFIFKQQKLWLDWSLVLLIATAVLITYSTVLLVLALCLQLCGQPLKLHWLHKTLLIITALVVAAAFTGLGIKWAEEWKSARISLQETGPFLHIGIVGGMTLLAWPLASVIYRTRNTGLKVFLLLAYCAVMIALYLAPLGITSPCIMEESQLPPKPALVGHRGAPMLAPENTLMSLQKAVDCNVQVFETDVVVSADGVPFLMHDEKLTRTTDVQEVFPERADMNSTAFNWTDLQQLNAGKWFLERKPFPTVQSLSDDDRDQVAKQRIPSLEQALEAAKESNISIMFDLRPENHSDYWSFVNATLDVILKSGIPLQQVLWLPDGFREQVKERAPGVQQIYGRKKLQDEKEPLRRVNLPYQDMSFEEIRQYRRDNISVNLYVVNQPWLFSVLWCSGVSSVTTNACQVLKEMKHPIWLLPSRTYLMIWIVVDCVSFLMILWAFLLLKKCSQRRQPVESETDVLLTKINSLMQD; this is encoded by the exons ATGGCTGATCCCCCcggctgctgccacccctgtgccacctgcctgctctgcctctaCAGCTGCCAGTGGATCACTGCcaagaaggagaagaggaagggcCTGAGGACCACCAAG TGTGACTGCAGCtggttcctcttcctcttctgcgTCTTTCTCTTCACACTGGTGTGGCTCTACTTTGCCATCATCATCCTCAATGATTTCCACAACTTCAATGA GTTCATCTTcaagcagcagaagctgtggCTGGACTGgtccctggtcctgctgataGCAACGGCAGTGCTCATCACCTACTCAACTGTGCTGTTG GTCCTTGCTTTGTGCTTGCAGCTCTGCGGCCAGCCCTTGAAGCTGCACTGGCTGCACAAG ACCCTGCTGATCATAACTGCCCTCGTGGTGGCTGCAGCCTTCACAGGGCTGGGAATAAAGTGGGCGGAGGAGTGGAAAAGTGCACGCATCTCCCTGCAG GAAACAGGTCCCTTCCTGCACATTGGAATCGTGGGGGGAATGACGCTCCTTGCCTGGCCACTGGCCAGCGTCATCTACCGCACCCGCAACACAG GTCTCAAGGTGTTTCTGCTGCTTGCGTACTGTGCAGTGATGATCGCGCTGTACCTGGCTCCTCTGGGAATCACCTCCCCGTGCATCATGGAGGAGAGCCAGCTGCCCCCCAAGCCAGCCCTGGTTGGCCACCGAGGAGCCCCCATG CTGGCCCCCGAAAACACCCTCATGTCGCTGCAGAAGGCGGTGGACTGCAATGTGCAAGTCTTTGAGACAGACGTCGTGGTGAG TGCTGATGGGGTCCCATTCCTCATGCACGACGAGAAGCTCACCAGGACCACTGATGTGCAGGAAGTGTTCCCTGAGAGAGCTGACATGAACAGCACTGCCTTCAACTGGACggacctgcagcagctgaacgCTGGCAAATGGTTCCTGGAG CGGAAACCATTTCCCACTGTGCAAAGCCTTTCGGATGACGATCGTGACCAGGTGGCTAAGCAGAGGATCCCATCCCTGGAACAGGCACTAGAGGCAGCTAAGGAGAGCAATATCTCCATCATGTTTGACCTTCGGCCAGAGAACCACAGCGATTACTGGAGCTTTGTCAATGCCACCCTGGATGTCATCTTAAAGTCAGGCATCCCGCTGCAGCAG GTCTTGTGGCTGCCAGATGGCTTCAGGGAGCAGGTCAAAGAGAGAGCTCCAGGCGTCCAGCAAATTTATGGCCGGAAGAAGCTCCAGGATGAGAAGGAGCCACTGCGGCGTGTCAACCTGCCCTACCAAGACATGAGCTTTGAGGAAATCAG GCAGTACCGCCGGGACAATATCTCGGTCAATCTGTACGTGGTGAACCAGCCCTGGCTCTTCTCCGTGCTGTGGTGCTCAGGGGTGAGCTCTGTCACTACCAACGCCTGCCAGGTGCTGAAGGAGATGAAACATCCCATCTGGTTGCTG CCCAGCAGAACATACCTCATGATCTGGATTGTTGTGGACTGTGTTTCCTTCCTGATGATCCTCTGGGCCTTCCTCTTGCTGAA GAAATGCTCCCAGAGAAGGCAGCCAGTGG AGTCTGAGACGGACGTGCTGCTCACGAAGATCAACAGCCTGATGCAAGATTGA